One stretch of Pyrenophora tritici-repentis strain M4 chromosome 4, whole genome shotgun sequence DNA includes these proteins:
- a CDS encoding Yae1-N domain containing protein — MADQIDSTDPFDTLLTLEDTLYTTAYTLGASDGAHAGRIEGRIFGLEKGFEKFAALGVLHGRSVIWASRLPNPTSPGLLSPSKTLEVQQEQNNDIEDRSNGIPKAACQLPPLQPNPRLHTNTPLLHSLTDPETFSTANTEDAVADYDDRFKRAGAKAKVIERIVGKSETNQSFLDSPADGSPGTTARGKKGPVRVTGNGGSGRKMGNAKKGDDNE; from the coding sequence ATGGCCGACCAAATCGACTCTACCGACCCCTTCGACACCCTCCTGACCCTAGAAGACACTCTCTACACCACCGCCTACACACTCGGCGCCTCCGACGGCGCCCACGCCGGCCGCATCGAAGGCCGAATCTTCGGTTTAGAAAAAGGCTTTGAGAAATTCGCTGCTCTAGGCGTACTCCACGGCCGCAGTGTAATATGGGCTTCGCGACTTCCCAATCCCACTTCTCCCGGTCTCTTGTCGCCTTCCAAAACCCTTGAAGTCCAACAGGAACAAAACAATGATATCGAGGACCGGAGCAATGGAATACCAAAGGCGGCATGTCAGCTACCACCTTTGCAACCCAACCCCCGTCTCCACACGAACACCCCCCTCCTACACTCCCTCACAGACCCCGAAACCTTCTCCACTGCAAACACCGAAGACGCAGTAGCGGATTACGACGATCGCTTCAAACGCGCCGGAGCCAAGGCAAAAGTAATTGAGCGTATAGTGGGAAAAAGCGAGACCAACCAATCATTTTTAGATTCTCCAGCAGATGGCTCTCCGGGTACTACTGCTAGAGGGAAAAAGGGTCCGGTTAGAGTGACTGGGAATGGTGGGAGTGGGAGGAAGATGGGAAATGCGAAGAAGGGCGATG
- a CDS encoding MetG, Methionyl-tRNA synthetase: MTETTKKILPVEGERNVLITSALPYVNNVPHLGNIVGSVLSADVFARFSRARGYNTLYVCGTDEYGTATETKAIEEKVSPKELCDKYFALHSEVYKWFNISFDHFGRTPTQQQTDIAQDIFTKLYKNGFLEEQTTTQPYCETHKSFLADRFVEGTCPLCNYEDARGDQCDKCGHLLDPLELKNPRCKLDGATPVPRETKHVYLCLDKLQPLEEEWFKKSSKEGNWSSNGVQITSSWLKEGLRPRGITRDLKWGTAVPLEGYEDKVMYVWFDACIGYVSITATYTEDWKQWWHNPEHVKLYQFMGKDNVPFHTVVFPCSQIGTKDKWTMLNTISTTEYLNYEKGKFSKSRNIGVFGNNAKETGIPSDVWRYYLLSHRPETGDTEFEWDGFIAANNNELLKNLGNFINRVIKFVNNAKIYDSVVPDYTKFDDPYFTEHRKKVNDLLKTYIAELEDVKIRAALATALHVSSLGNLLLQDNKLDNKLATEQPDRCAAVVGLALSQIHLLASLIQPFMPDTTAAILSQLNAEFLIIPDSWEARSLPVGHKIGTAGYLFSQIKPEKEQEWREQFGGEEARKAKEEKARKAAAKKADKERKKAKKAAGPEKGVEAAEKGQDGPAPKTAEEEVSRGVEQVSLQTS, from the exons ATGACGGAAACAACAAAGAAAATCCTCCCCGTAGAGGGTGAGCGCAATGTACTCATTACCAGTGCGCTCCCATATGTCAATAACGTGCCTCATTTGGGCAACATCGTCGGCTCCGTTCTATCCGCCGACGTCTTCGCTCGATTCTCACGCGCGAGAGGTTACAACACTCTATATGTCTGCGGAACAGACGAGTACGGAACTGCAACTGAGACCAAGGCGATAGAGGAGAAGGTCAGCCCCAAAGAGCTTTGCGACAAGTACTTCGCACTGCATAGTGAGGTTTACAAGTGGTTCAACATCTCCTTTGACCACTTTGGGCGCACACCCACTCAGCAACAGACCGACATTGCGCAAGACATCTTCACAAAGCTCTACAAGAACGGCTTTCTCGAGGAGCAAACCACCACACAGCCCTACTGCGAGACACATAAGAGTTTCTTGGCAGACCGTTTTGTCGAGGGTACATGTCCTTTATGCAATTACGAAGATGCGCGCGGAGATCAATGCGACAAGTGCGGGCATCTTCTTGACCCTCTAGAGCTGAAGAACCCACGGTGCAAGCTCGACGGCGCAACACCAGTTCCACGTGAGACCAAGCATGTCTATCTGTGCCTGGACAAACTACAGCCGCTAGAAGAGGAGTGGTTCAAGAAGTCCAGTAAGGAAGGCAATTGGAGCTCCAATGGTGTCCAGATCACTTCTTCATGGCTCAAGGAGGGTCTGCGACCACGTGGTATCACTCGAGATCTTAAGTGGGGTACCGCAGTGCCGCTCGAG GGCTATGAAGACAAGGTCATGTACGTGTGGTTCGATGCCTGTATAGGTTACGTCTCCATCACTGCAACATACACAGAAGATTGGAAACAATGGTGGCATAACCCTGAACACGTCAAGTTATACCAGTTCATGGGCAAGGACAACGTACCATTCCACACTGTCGTCTTCCCCTGTTCGCAAATCGGCACCAAGGACAAGTGGACCATGCTTAACACTATCTCCACAACAGAGTACCTGAACTACGAAAAGGGTAAATTTTCCAAATCGAGAAACATTGGTGTTTTTGGCAATAACGCCAAGGAGACTGGAATCCCATCGGATGTATGGCGCTACTACCTTCTTTCGCATCGTCCAGAGACCGGAGACACCGAGTTCGAATGGGATGGGTTCATTGCCGCAAACAACAACGAGCTTCTCAAGAACCTAGGCAACTTCATCAACCGCGTCATCAAATTTGTAAACAACGCCAAAATCTACGATTCGGTCGTGCCCGATTACACCAAGTTTGACGACCCCTACTTCACAGAGCACAGGAAAAAGGTCAATGACCTGTTGAAGACGTACATCGCCGAACTCGAGGACGTCAAGATTCGTGCAGCGCTCGCAACAGCGTTACACGTGTCCAGTCTGGGTAACTTGCTTCTGCAGGATAACAAATTGGACAACAAGCTCGCTACTGAACAGCCAGATCGGTGTGCTGCCGTCGTTGGGCTCGCACTGAGTCAAATCCATCTCCTCGCTAGTTTGATTCAGCCTTTCAT GCCTGATACGACTGCCGCCATCCTCTCCCAACTCAATGCCGAGTTTCTTATTATCCCCGATTCCTGGGAAGCACGTTCGCTACCCGTCGGGCACAAGATTGGTACTGCCGGCTACCTCTTCAGTCAGATCAAACCCGAGAAAGAACAGGAGTGGCGAGAGCAGTTTGGTGGTGAGGAGGCTCGCAAAGCCAAGGAAGAGAAAGCAAGGAAGGCAGCAGCTAAGAAGGCAGACAAGGAGCGCAAAAAGGCAAAGAAGGCAGCCGGACCTGAGAAGGGTGTTGAAGCTGCCGAGAAGGGACAAGATGGACCTGCACCAAAGACTGCCGAAGAAGAGGTGTCGCGAGGCGTGGAGCAGGTCAGCTTGCAGACTTCCTAG
- a CDS encoding ProP, Permease major facilitator superfamily — protein sequence MASGYVPQMEKMAGMSISEQRVFTSDHVDGDAHAKSSSTDKCPSDITMNTLVDSQASITAVPPVSRDIDPEQPKGPAEMEAVTVVWTQGWLVGAYAAIMLISFINSLQQQANYSWRPYVTSAFQQHGLTAMTDIVANIVGGVSKLPLAKFIDLVGRPQGFLLCLACIVISLLLMALCQNVQTFCAAQVIYWSGMNGVDYVFNIFIADTSLMQNRLIWMAFTGFPYIINTFAGPAVGQAYLDRLNWRWGYITFVILTPLFSLAFWLVFFLMGRRAKKMGVIKREKIGRTVLQSIRFWCIEFDVIGILLICSGFSLVLLCWPLVKYQANGFASALFLCMLIVGLFFIGLFVVWERFFAPKTFFPFHLMKNRSVVAACLLGGNSWIAFYSYKMMYSSYLQVVFQLSVSKAGYITNIFNIVSCTWAILISFVMKYTDTFKWGGMIAVPVQILMTGLLVYLRAPGTSIALLVMVEVFNAMASAMLLNVEQIAIMLAVPHEEVAVGFALLNVITAVGGAVGQSIGATVWSQVVRSKIEQYLPDTSKGRAKEIYSDITIQLALPWGSPEREAVVMAFADAQKVMLIIGTCALVPCLIWVAMLKDSRMSLGNTRKGLQA from the exons ATGGCGAGCGGATATGTCCCCCAAATGGAGAAAATGGCCGGTATGAGCATTAGCGAGCAGCGCGTGTTCACTAGCGACCATGTTGACGGCGATGCGCATGCCAAAAGCTCCTCGACAGACAAGTGTCCTAGCGACATCACGATGAACACTTTGGTCGATTCACAAGCTTCGATCACTGCAGTCCCTCCGGTTTCTCGGGACATTGATCCCGAACAGCCCAAGGGTCCGGCGGAGATGGAGGCTGTCACCGTTGTTTGGACACAGGGGTGGCTGGTGGGCGCTTATGCTGC CATCATGCTTATCTCGTTCATCAACTCGCTTCAGCAGCAGGCCAACTACTCCTGGCGACCCTATGTTACCTCGGCGTTCCAGCAGCACGGCTTGACTGCTATGACTGACATTGTAGCCAACATTGTTGGTGGTGTCTCCAAGCTGCCGTTGGCCAAGTTCATCGATCTCGTGGGTCGACCTCAGGGATTCTTGCTGTGCTTAGCATGCATCGTCATTT CCCTTCTACTCATGGCGTTGTGTCAAAACGTGCAGACATTTTGCGCTGCACAGGTCATCTACTGGAGCGGCATGAACGGGGTTGACTACGTCTTCAACATTTTCATTGCCGACACTTCTCTCATGCAGAATCGCCTCATTTGGATGGCTTTCACAGGGTTCCCCTACATTATCAACACCTTTGCTGGACCCGCCGTTGGGCAAGCCTATCTCGATCGCCTCAACTGGCGCTGGGGCTATATCACATTTGTCATCCTCACGCCACTCTTTTCACTCGCATTCTGgctcgtcttcttcttgatGGGTAGGCGTGCAAAGAAGATGGGTGTCATCAAGCGTGAGAAGATTGGCAGGACCGTGCTGCAGAGCATCCGTTTCTGGTGCATCGAGTTTGACG TGATCGGCATTCTGCTCATCTGCTCCGGCTTCTCGCTCGTCCTTCTCTGTTGGCCCCTCGTTAAATACCAGGCAAATGGTTTCGCATCTGCACTGTTCCTTTGTATGCTCATCGTCGGCCTTTTCTTCATAGGACTCTTTGTGGTCTGGGAGCGCTTCTTTGCTCCAAAGACTTTCTTCCCGTTCCACTTGATGAAGAACCGCTCTGTTGTCGCGGCGTGCTTACTGGGTGGGAATTCGTGGATCGCTTTCTA CTCGTACAAGATGATGTATTCATCTTACCTCCAGGTCGTCTTCCAGCTTTCCGTCTCAAAGGCAGGTTACATTACCAACATCTTCAACATCGTCTCCTGCACTTGGGCCATTCTCATCAGTTTCGTCATGAAGTACACCGATACGTTCAAGTGGGGAGGTATGATCGCTGTTCCTGTCCAGATTCTCATGACCGGTCTATTGGTATATCTCCGTGCGCCAGGCACCAGTATCGCACTACTGGTCATGGTTGAGGTTTTCAATGCCATGGCAAGTGCGATGCTCCTAAACGTCGAGCAGATCGCCATCATGCTTGCTGTGCCCCACGAAGAGGTTGCTGTCGGTTTTGCACTCCTAAACGTCATTACTGCGGTTGGTGGTGCCGTCGGTCAATCCATCGGCGCCACTGTCTGGTCCCAGGTTGTGCGCAGCAAGATTGAGCAGTACCTCCCCGATACTTCCAAAGGCCGCGCCAAGGAGATCTATAGCGACATCACGATCCAGCTGGCATTGCCATGGGGTTCTCCGGAGCGAGAGGCGGTAGTGATGGCGTTCGCTGATGCGCAGAAGGTTATGCTGATCATCGGCACCTGTGCGCTCGTGCCCTGCTTGATCTGGGTAGCTATGCTCAAGGACTCTCGCATGAGCCTGGGCAACACAAGGAAGGGTCTGCAAGCTTGA
- a CDS encoding Mpp10, U3 small nucleolar ribonucleoprotein component, giving the protein MAPPTHSPDTSISSHTLSIGSAQPPPMELQPAAVASPTSLLASPLSFLQPTPQLNASFLAAAKHYLDPVAAGVSESQSQRQQELRKKRKRGGDYDDDIRVLHLKKVHVEGFGVNQVFEQTRKIVEATADEIELALPEEEEGLVPVLDGEEEDKELEEPEEYHTESDIGEEGVDWEYDGVDDDEDDVRASGDEGEDVEMEDEEEGIFSDDASDDEPAQTYQPDPNGLNDGFFSIDDFNKQTDFLEQQDQRGEGVDSDDDEINWEADPMEDASGKSKSAFAGDASDDESDEGGPTFGNVDLDAPEGDSGDEDDIEEGDLDGLDTGMNANNVMYKDFFAPPAQKAGKNKNTKKRGRPNPHNFPEKQQEQEQEQPTEEEVEGTMARVHRDLFEDDDDNDSEGDLSDVDPSDPKSRRSTHERRQAKIAEEIRRLEAANVAKRQWQLSGEARAADRPLNSLLEENLEFERAGKPVPLVTAETSEDIEALIKRRILAGEFDEIPRRRPDDLATGPRRGRFELDDTKSGKGLAEIYEEEHLRETDPNFVEAKDEKLKKEHDEISALWKSVSAKLDSLSSSHFKPKPAVPNLEIRVDAPAIEMEDARPTAGGEVATASMLAPQEVYKPGEEKNKSEIVTKSGMPVAREEMSREEKMSRRRRAKERAKKAGLNKPKEKKVEGKEKKRGEKKQLLGDLKKGGVQIIGRKGVLTDVEGKEVRDEVRKGAGSYKL; this is encoded by the coding sequence ATGGCGCCGCCTACGCACTCGCCCGACACGTCCATTTCATCGCATACCCTCTCAATCGGCTCCGCCCAGCCGCCACCCATGGAGCTGCAACCCGCCGCTGTAGCTTCGCCTACATCGCTACTCGCAAGCCCGCTCTCCTTCCTGCAGCCTACCCCTCAGTTGAATGCTTCTTTTCTTGCCGCCGCGAAACACTACCTGGACCCCGTAGCTGCTGGTGTGAGCGAGTCGCAGTCTCAGCGGCAGCAAGAATTGCGCAAGAAACGGAAGCGGGGCGGAGACTACGACGATGATATCCGTGTATTGCACTTGAAGAAGGTACATGTGGAAGGCTTTGGCGTAAACCAGGTTTTTGAGCAGACGCGCAAAATCGTCGAGGCGACGGCAGACGAAATCGAGCTCGCGCTGCccgaggaagaggaaggtCTCGTGCCGGTACTAGatggcgaagaagaagataaaGAGCTAGAGGAACCGGAGGAGTACCACACCGAATCGGATATAGGCGAAGAGGGCGTAGATTGGGAATATGACGGCGtagacgacgacgaagacgatgTGAGAGCGTCAGGAGATGAGGGCGAAGATGTTGAAAtggaagatgaagaagagggcATATTTTCCGACGACGCTTCAGACGACGAACCCGCACAAACCTACCAACCCGACCCGAATGGTCTAAACGACGGCTTCTTTTCCATAGACGACTTCAACAAGCAGACCGACTTCCTAGAGCAGCAAGATCAAAGAGGAGAGGGCGTGGACAGCGATGACGACGAGATCAACTGGGAGGCGGACCCCATGGAGGATGCTTCGGGCAAGAGCAAATCTGCATTTGCAGGAGACGCATCCGACGATGAGTCTGATGAGGGCGGTCCAACCTTTGGTAACGTGGACCTCGACGCACCAGAAGGAGACAGCGGCGACGAGGACGATATCGAGGAAGGAGACTTGGACGGTCTGGATACCGGCATGAACGCCAACAACGTCATGTACAAGGACTTCTTCGCGCCTCCAGCACAGAAAGCAGGCAAGAACAAAAACACCAAGAAGCGGGGACGGCCAAACCCTCACAACTTCCCCGAGAAGCAGCAAGAGCAAGAGCAAGAGCAGCCGACCGAGGAGGAAGTAGAAGGGACCATGGCTAGGGTACACCGTGATCTTTTTGAGGACGATGACGACAACGATAGCGAGGGTGATCTCTCAGACGTAGACCCTTCAGATCCAAAGTCAAGACGGTCAACACACGAACGCAGACAAGCCAAGATAGCAGAAGAGATCAGGAGGTTAGAGGCTGCCAATGTTGCCAAACGTCAGTGGCAACTATCTGGTGAGGCGCGTGCAGCTGATCGACCGCTCAACTCGCTTCTCGAAGAGAACCTTGAGTTTGAGCGAGCGGGTAAGCCCGTGCCGCTAGTTACAGCAGAAACATCAGAAGACATTGAAGCACTCATTAAGCGACGCATCTTGGCCGGCGAGTTTGACGAAATCCCACGCCGTCGACCAGACGACCTCGCGACAGGACCCCGACGCGGTCGTTTCGAACTCGATGACACCAAGTCTGGCAAAGGTCTCGCCGAGATCTACGAAGAAGAGCACCTGCGCGAAACCGACCCCAACTTTGTCGAAGCCAAAGATGAGAAGCTCAAGAAAGAGCACGATGAGATCTCCGCATTATGGAAATCCGTATCCGCCAAGCTCGACTCCCTCAGCTCCTCCCACTTCAAGCCCAAGCCCGCGGTCCCCAATCTCGAAATCCGTGTCGACGCCCCTGCCATCGAAATGGAAGACGCACGACCCACCGCAGGAGGCGAAGTCGCAACCGCAAGCATGCTCGCACCGCAAGAAGTATACAAGCCCGGTGAGGAGAAGAACAAGTCGGAGATTGTCACAAAGAGCGGTATGCCCGTCGCGCGCGAGGAAATGTCGCGAGAGGAGAAGATGTCGAGGCGACGACGTGCCAAGGAGAGGGCGAAGAAGGCTGGTCTCAATAAGcccaaggagaagaaggtcgagggcaaggagaagaagaggggAGAGAAGAAGCAACTGCTTGGGGATTTGAAGAAGGGTGGTGTGCAGATTATTGGTCGCAAGGGTGTGCTTACTGATGTTGAGGGTAAGGAGGTTAGGGATGAGGTGAGGAAGGGGGCGGGGAGCTACAAGCTATGA
- a CDS encoding FolC, Folylpolyglutamate synthase yields MAKIQPGLERISQLLRGVHFPWQSIHVAGTNGKGTICHYASSLISKKKSKLTSGAFTSPHLIDRWDCIKINNNPVDESVFRKIEQHYLDLNLKEGINASPFEILTATAFTIFNEERVRLAVVEVGMGGKLDATNILNNQAVCVIAKIARDHEGFLGNTLNDIALHKAGILRKNVPYLISPQNETNVKHVITEYGDQIGAIKTDNTVLPRSFYTSPGWQHASNQLRSMQQTNLLLAAVATIKAYESLTLRFTPTALTEDLYKISSPVNHSALNPGRLEEIKVQPVFGDPNGINTSKIKGRRIMVDGAHNPDAAKFLADHVNSVQRRKKRGEKRKTVIKPPRNGWRVTWVLAMTEGKDAEQYLSILLQPGDSVITTTFGPVDGMPWVKPMDPKKLLKIAQAVHPAITGMAMPRDGVLRALCAAKFLADPQGSIVLTGSLYLVGDFHRELRPRRAQDYMTAPEYEEDRKRFKAMLQTEEKRVRALFGNPHAQPSTQDSTIEESPFTPNTSPDLEQVDVDSEEQDPRQLERERWSNMQAELATIDNTLDAIAEEELNVLKKWAPQKDESRKEEEEKEKNGVEEKETSDEDEEHGKEQNESNEIEETDEQDMLTIQNEQAKQAESFHSPEMLEGLTMLDEKEPPKTHTTHEGDQGPVTRHQGLPEQLKMGNERT; encoded by the exons ATGGCTAAAATCCAGCCGGGCTTGGAACGCATCAGCCAGCTTCTGAGAGGCGTCCATTTCCCGTGGCAATCCATTCATGTTGCTGGCACAAATGGCAAAGGCACTATTTGCCACTATGCTTCGTCGCTAATCAGCAAGAAAAAATCAAAACTGACGAGTGGTGCTTTCACTTCACCACATCTGATAGACAG ATGGGACTGTATCAAAATCAATAACAACCCCGTAGACGAGTCCGTCTTTCGCAAGATAGAACAGCACTACCTCGACCTGAACCTGAAGGAGGGCATTAACGCTTCACCATTTGAGATTTTGACTGCCACCGCTTTTACCATCTTCAATGAAGAGCGTGTCAGACTCGCCGTTGTCGAGGTTGGAATGGGCGGGAAGCTTGATGCGACTAACATACTAAACAACCAAGCCGTATGTGTCATTGCCAAAATCGCACGCGATCATGAGGGCTTTCTCGGAAACACTCTGAATGATATCGCACTACACAAGGCTGGTATTCTCAGAAAGAATGTTCCATACCTCATCAGTCCACAGAACGAGACAAATGTTAAGCATGTTATTACCGAGTATGGTGATCAAATCGGTGCAATCAAAACCGATAACACTGTGCTCCCCAGGTCTTTCTACACCAGCCCTGGTTGGCAACACGCGAGCAACCAATTGCGTTCAATGCAACAGACAAACCTACTATTGGCCGCCGTTGCCACTATCAAGGCTTACGAGTCTCTGACTCTTCGCTTTACGCCGACTGCCCTGACCGAGGATCTTTATAAAATCAGCAGCCCCGTAAATCACAGCGCCCTAAATCCTGGACGACTGGAAGAGATCAAAGTACAACCCGTCTTTGGGGACCCAAATGGTATTAATACTTCTAAAATAAAAGGGCGGCGGATCATGGTAGATGGCGCTCACAATCCGGATGCTGCGAAGTTTCTGGCCGATCATGTCAACTCAGTGCagagaagaaagaagagagGAGAGAAACGAAAGACTGTAATCAAGCCACCCAGAAATGGGTGGCGGGTCACGTGGGTGCTTGCCATGACCGAAGGGAAGGATGCAGAGCAATACTTGAGCATACTACTGCAACCCGGAGATAGCGTAATCACCACCACGTTCGGTCCCGTGGACGGTATGCCCTGGGTCAAACCAATGGATCCAAAGAAACTCCTGAAAATAGCACAGGCTGTTCATCCCGCCATTACGGGCATGGCCATGCCTAGAGATGGAGTGCTTCGAGCACTGTGTGCAGCCAAATTTCTAGCCGATCCACAAGGGTCAATTGTCTTGACCGGTAGTCTGTATCTTGTTGGCGACTTCCATCGCGAGCTACGCCCCAGGCGTGCTCAAGATTACATGACCGCCCCTGAGTATGAAGAAGATAGAAAAAGGTTCAAGGCTATGTTGCAGACAGAAGAGAAAAGGGTTCGCGCCCTGTTCGGCAATCCCCATGCTCAGCCCTCCACCCAAGATAGCACGATCGAGGAGAGTCCGTTCACTCCGAACACCAGCCCTGATCTCGAACAAGTCGATGTAGACAGCGAAGAGCAAGATCCGCGACAGTTGGAACGTGAGAGATGGAGCAATATGCAGGCAGAGCTTGCTACTATCGATAACACGTTGGATGCTATCGCGGAAGAGGAGCTCAATGTGCTGAAGAAGTGGGCTCCCCAAAAGGATGAATCGAGgaaggaggaagaagagaaggagaaaAATGGGgtggaagagaaggaaacGAGCGACGAGGATGAAGAGCACGGAAAAGAACAGAATGAGAGTAATGAGATTGAAGAGACCGATGAACAAGACATGCTAACGATCCAGAATGAGCAAGCCAAACAAGCCGAATCTTTCCACAGCCCTGAAATGCTGGAGGGTCTAACAATGCTGGATGAGAAAGAGCCGCCAAAGACACACACGACACACGAAGGGGACCAAGGGCCAGTCACAAGACACCAGGGACTGCCTGAGCAACTCAAGATGGGGAACGAACGAACCTGA
- a CDS encoding 60S ribosomal protein eL31 gives MAPSTKTAGKKSAGKTGRSAIADVVAREYTIHLHKRVHGVSFKKRAPRAVKEIRAFAKQAMGTNDVRLDPQLNKKVWESGIKGVPFRLRVRISRKRNDEEGAKEKLYSYVQAVNVKDPKGLHTQIVEDA, from the exons ATGGCTCCCTCCACCAAGACCGCCGGCAAGAAGTCTGCCGGAAAGACTGGCCGCAGCGCTATCGCCGATGTCGTCGCCCGCGAATACACCATCCACCTACACAAGCGC GTCCACGGCGTCAGCTTCAAGAAGAGGGCCCCTAGGGCTGTCAAGGAGATCCGCGCTTTCGCCAAGCAGGCTATG GGCACCAACGATGTCCGCCTAGACCCCCAGCTCAACAAGAAGGTTTGGGAGTCCGGTATCAAGGGCGTTCCTTTCCGCCTCCGTGTCCGCATCTCGCGTAAGCGTAACGACGAGGAGGGCGCCAAGGAGAAGCTCTACTCGTACGTCCAGGCCGTCAACGTCAAGGACCCCAAGGGTCTCCACACCCAGATCGTCGAGGACGCTTAG
- a CDS encoding CFEM domain containing protein yields the protein MLGSTYLGYFLGPHKLHDVVGDLQQLLPQYATDCLTSALETVLTCSPENATCICTDPNAALGMHHCADKTCTIRQALVALNVIATVCQRPIRNNTIKPIVIGSVSGGLSILAVLLRTVDTVVDGHFGWGDACALGAGITSIPMTGFLLRIAFAGLGWDTWTLSPDRITYVQKLEWLTQIFYLPTTALPKLAFLLMYLRVFPQKQLRCYIHATIALTIFYWLFFEISFIFYCHPTLLIWQKWDREHDGKCWNINYLILSAAGATVCLHPLIILLPIPALLQLSMICRKKFEVIAVFAVGAFILLVSCGRISAIINYAKSLNPTWDNAPSDYWSVLEANNSVFCVCMLQPAMRRLIVRQLIGPNNRATDYVHSEVATANNTSPHDQQSTNDNAEEVEYPWERTATSIERDTRRQSKDTIVSRDERVIASYMRAAETECIRFHEGPEGEQVLLRRGVDSRKQTSKALLPATDMPSFEDDD from the exons ATGTTGGGATCAACATATCTTGGGTACTTTCTAGGTCCACACAAGCTTCACGACGTTGTCGGAGACTTGCAACAATTGCTTCCACAATATGCG ACCGACTGCCTAACATCGGCTCTTGAGACCGTATTGACATGCTCGCCCGAGAATGCTACATGCATATGCACGGATCCAAATGCCGCTCTTGGGATGCACCACTGTGCGGACAAGACGTGTACCATCAGACAAGCTCTGGTCGCGCTCAACGTCATTGCCACTGTATGCCAAAGACCAATTCGCAACAACACCATCAAGCCAATTGTCATTGGTAGCGTTTCAGGCGGTCTTTCCATTCTAGCGGTTTTACTTCGTACGGTTGACACAGTTGTTGATGGCCACTTTGGATGGGGTGATGCTTGTGCTCTTGGTGCGGGCATCACGTCCATACCTATGACTGGCTTCCTCCTGCGTATTGCGTTTGCTGGCCTAGGGTGGGATACCTGGACATTGTCGCCTGACAGGATCACATATGTCCAGAAG CTGGAATGGCTTACACAAATCTTCTACTTGCCTACAACTGCACTCCCAAAGTTGGCATTTCTCTTGATGTATCTACGCGTCTTCCCTCAGAAGCAACTTCGTTGCTACATTCACGCTACGATAGCCCTCACAATATTCTACTGGTTGTTCTTCGAGATCAGCTTCATCTTCTATTGCCATCCCACGTTACTCATCTGGCAGAAATGGGACCGGGAGCACGACGGGAAGTGCTGGAACATCAACTACCTCATACTATCTGCTGCTGGTGCCACGGTTTGCTTACACCCCTtgataatattattgcctATCCCAGCATTGCTTCAATTATCGATGATCTGTCGAAAGAAATTTGAGGTCATCGCTGTATTCGCTGTCGGAGCATT TATCCTCTTGGTCTCTTGTGGACGAATATCAGCAATTATCAATTACGCCAAATCGCTAAATCCAACCTGGGACAATGCTCCCTCTGATTACTGGAGTGTCTTAGAGGCCAACAACAGCGTCTTCTGTGTGTGCATG CTGCAGCCCGCAATGCGTCGTCTGATCGTTCGTCAACTCATAGGACCCAACAACAGAGCTACAGATTATGTTCATTCTGAAGTTGCCACCGCAAACAATACATCGCCGCATGACCAACAGTCCACTAATGACAACGCAGAAGAAGTAGAGTACCCCTGGGAGCGCACTGCGACAAGCATTGAACGGGACACACGACGACAGTCCAAGGATACAATCGTATCTAGAGACGAGCGAGTCATCGCATCATATATGCGGGCAGCGGAAACCGAATGTATCCGGTTCCACGAGGGGCCTGAAGGCGAGCAGGTACTACTGCGAAGGGGCGTCGATTCGCGTAAACAGACCTCGAAGGCCTTACTACCAGCGACAGATATGCCGAGCTTCGAGGACGATGACTGA